In Centropristis striata isolate RG_2023a ecotype Rhode Island chromosome 8, C.striata_1.0, whole genome shotgun sequence, the genomic window caataaaaagtaaacgaaaatgtgcatcatagcttacgaagCTCACAGCCTTTGCCTTTaaatatggaagaattatcctatctttattcaagagcgtagattttcagtttgagagcataatttgtctttctcatgctcagatttgttctcctcatgctcacattttgcgctcgcactcagatttctgctgctttctttcaaaatgtatgcgtgcacttaaaaatcacatgcttgtgctcacatttcttctgcttggacacaaacatttcgctcgcactcaaatatgtcctgtgctcgctcaaatctaaagtctacgcgctcagatctcaactctgcgctctcaaaacttttgtgctcggactcagaacacgcacgtcctctctagttgaggtgtctgctcagactgaacgatgtcccgccctgctcataaactagtgtgtttcaccagccaatagggagacagctagattgtgaccccgtcttaggtgcgttgcctcgcctttttgagcgctccgtcggggcgggtatatggtctgtttgtaaaactgcttctctcttaaaatacaccaattgaccatattagccagctatttgaatcgtcacctatttaagacgctgcatatttatgtagaattaatcttaagtagtcctaaaaagagttatcgtagtttagattatatatatatttttttaattattgtttatatatatatatttattgttttttatttttcacctgttcagtggtgtcacgatagtccagtggtgaagggcgctaccatctgttgcattccaaaccatgggacgccggttcgcatcccgtccgctgcactcttgctgcatgtcttattatgatttacatttttaattgataaattaatgtaacagtaatacaatccgtgtaaccagctgcttctcttattgaaacgtttaacaagagatgatgggtaaatagacttggctacgtgatttaaaaaagtataatgaaaaatacgctatgatgatgataatgatttgaggataacattggtgcgtgtaatgcagtgtatcaccgtcctatttacgcggtcaaagccagggagcgcataattaggctaatgttggtaatactttcactttcacaagaagaagactttgagcaggattcggagcgcggcagcgaatgaatgggagacgagatgtgtggccaaagacctcaagtaagttcattgctaggcctaaatgttgctacaactcaaaacacatcgaccatatacagtagtttcaataacagtaccgtaatcattttgacactcgtacttatcaacatatatagcgggccttcattgtaacatgtacaacgaaagtacaataattggcaacgtatgatcgtaccagcggcaggtcggcacacataatgatgcgcgagctgaagggaatccccgctgacgtcacttcattcataatgagtttctgtccctagtgccgacaaaggcccgctatatatgttgataagtacaagtgttttgagttgtagcaacatttagcaatgaacttacttgaggtctttggccatacatctcgtctcccattcattcgctgccgcgctccgaatcctgctcaaagtcttcttcttgtgaaagtgaaagtattaccaacattagcctaattacgcgctccctggctttgaccgcgtaaataggacggtgatacactgcattacacgcacaaatgttatcctcaaatcattatcatcatcatagtgtatttttcattatacctttttaatcacgtagccaagtctatttacccatcatctcttgttaaacatttcaataagagaagcagctggttacacggattgtattactgttacattaatttatcaattaaaaatgtaaatcataataagacatgcagcaagagtgcagcaGACGGGATGcaaaccggcgtcccatggtttggaatgcaacagatggtagcgtccttcaccactggactatcgtgacaccactgaacaggtgaaaaataaaaaacaataaatatatatatataaacaataattaaaaaaatatatatataatctaaactacgataactctttttaggactacttaagattaattctacataaatgtgctgcgtcttaaataggtgacgattcaaatagctggctaatatggtcaattggtgtattttaagagagaagcagttttacaaacagaccatatacccgccccgacggagcgctcaaaaaggcgaggcaacgcacctaagacgggccacaatctagctgtctccctattggctggtgaaacacactagtttaagcgcagggcgggacatcgttcagtctgagcagacacctcaacctgagaggacgtgcgtgttctgagtccgagcacaaaagttttgagagcgcagagttgagatctgagcgcgtagactttagatttgagcgagcacaggacatatttgagtgcgagcgaaatgtttgtgtccaagcagaagaaatgtgagcacaagcatgtgatttttaagtgcacgcatacattttgaaagaaagcagcagaaatctgagtgcgagcgcaaaatgtgagcatgaggagaacaaatctgagcatgagaaagacaaattatgctctcaaactgaaaatctacgctcttgaataaagataggataattcttccatatttAAATGCCTGAGATATTTATTCGGTGTCCGGTTTCTCATTTGCAATCGTattaatgaatgttttttttttttaattctctaagttatgttggtaggctaatttagacttcaTAGGCTGTTCATTCTAAGGTTCAAAATAAGGtgtgcggctccattccgactgTTTTTATCCTATTTTCGCCAAcattggctcttttgttagtaaaggttgccgacccctggtttaaagaaGTACAGACAAGCCAGGGCATTGTTTTTAACCCTGCAGCCAAATGATAATGGTTGCAGCCAGCGCTGACACAGCACTGTGGAGATAGTTCTGGCTTTACTAGCAAAAAAGGAAGCCCATCTATGTCACAAGATCGAAATCTACTAACCAGCATCTCTAAAATtcactaattaacacatttttaattcagAAGGTTACCAGGCTCGGCCAAGAAATAGCCTGGCAACCACTGTGGTGTTGTAGCTGCTTTCAGTCCAGAAGACATTTTGGCTAATATctcaaaacagaaataatatcATTCAGAGCAacgtttttatctgtgttggattacggagatcttttgtacatgaatgctgctgGTAAATGTCTCAGAATGATTGATCCTGTTTATCAGCTTCTTTGAGCTTCATTACTAACTGTTagatgtccactcaccattgtgaatGATACTCTCGGGTAGCatggcctgctctggccactccaagggctagtcattggtatactttcatcTATAAGgtaatattgggactgctgccttcgtacatttgcagcttaacccataagaacccatggtgacacccatgaaacaaacacgttaaatcttctattttttgttactaggcttaaagtttaaacccatttaacaattctaatccgttaatagttgtgtcctgtattgcatttaacttgttttgaccatatttcctgaacaaattaaagtcacaattttgataaacaaaaagacacatggttatttgtatttatttattatcgatttattattattattattatgctacttaaaaacaaattaaaaaaaataatttgttgttaaacagaactaataatgtcacaattttgatagatgttgtggagatgcagagaaaaaggaaattttgtgtctagcttttttacattttaaaatatgaaatattataaacataaatattataaacataaatactataagcgcccaatgtaatgtttatgtcacatcacagatctttgacatttagggatagtgtttttgaaaacacatcagaaatggtggtatatcccccataactttcctttaaggataactggctctgggttcttatgggttaattactgtgagaaatgcaggatcttatCCTCTTCGTTCATTAGAtcagttgttgctttctgtcccttattctcgtacagagttgggtaaaagggcatttgtttactctgcaccttatgctggaatatgctccagaaagaatggaaattaactgaatttgtttctttgagcacttttaaatccaaactaagagttattgaggccaattccataacatgcacttgtttctcatgacgtgtttaaggtctgtatgttatgtaaatatgtaactgtattctgtgtttgctgcctcttggccagggctcccttaaagaaaaagaggttcttaatctcaatgggatattccctggttaaataaaggttaaataaaaaataaaaatctgcatatgaatgcagatatatatttttaaaggctaaaaaaaagatcaattgACATCAGATGATAGTCTATGAGTTCTGAGATTGCAATATGTTCTACCTCATTTGCTCACTGttcactttttcttcttttttttactacaaaCAGACtataaaaagaaagcaaaatGCTTCTGACACCAACGTTTGGTCCTGCTGCCTGCAGATTCTGAATCTGTTTATATAGATTAATAGAAAACATTCACACCCAGATCTTTTCTGTGGTATTTTCTGATACATTTAGAGACGAGTGTCTGGCTTTTTTCTGTGCTTGTGGAACCCACAAGTGTTACAATAAgctaaaaatacaatttgtttcACAGCCGTTCCAGCGTAATTGGTTTTGTAGCACCAGTGGCCTTTGAGGCTCGGTTATTGTTAATTACTTGGATAATGtgctttcatttacatttttagcgTTTGGCTGCTGATGTTCTCATCCACAGTGACTTAGAGTAAACAGCACAATAAGGAGACATTCATATTAATGTAGCTCGGTAATGAACAGTGCCTCTATAATGATAATCAGGGAtcatatttaacccatttagaaCAGCAAATCCGACTGCTGTGCGCATTAACAATTCAATAATTTACATTCCTTTCTTGATAAGTGCTGGGAAAAAAGTTTTAGTGAATTGATGCgtgttattatatgtttttcACAACTCTTCTCACCCGATCACAAGGGTTATCTTGACCTAGACCTCTATCTCTGAGTCTCATTCCCCTCTCTGAGGTCTACCTATGGGCCTGACCTTTACACAAATGGACCTGTGACCTGTATTAACAATCTGCTCCCTGAGGATTATACCAGGTATCATAATTCTATTTAATGAATAACTTAACATTTAAGATCCTGGGCTAAAGTCAGCCAGGCTTTCGCTCTGTGTGCCTGTGTAAAGCAGTTAGTTAACTAGGCTCCGGGGATAAGACTGCCAGTGACATATTGCTTTTACAACACTTTAATAACTCTGATGAAAACTTAGAAACTCTAAATATAGATTATCACggccataaaatacattttttactgaTAGCAAGCACATGACTGATAACGTCTGTAGGCCTTaaggtgaacacacacacacacacacacactctcacactaaGACATGCACATAAGAACAGTACATTTCCAACTGAGCTCTGACCTGAATGAAGCTGAACTCTCTCCAGCTGAGAGAGCCTCCCACAGAGGGCAGGGATGTTAGTCCTAGCAGGACATAAAGAAAGAAGCCCAGGATTCCCAGAGCATAGAATGAGTCTGTGCCCCATGACTCTGTGTTATCAAAGTAAAACGGGGTGGTTTTATTGTTCTTCATCtaaaggagacagagagacagtgcTGTTAGCATGGTTAGCTTTATGTTGGGTTGTAGAAACACTGCAAAGTTTGATCCAGCGTGTTGTACCTCATCCACCACCAGCGTGATGAGTTTGTGTCTGACAGCATAGCGAGTAGAAGTCATGAATGTGTGGATGGCGTGGAGAAAGGCAAAACCCAGGGCAATAATACCCATCTGCTTCCTGCACAGCATCCAGCGGTCCAACCAATTAGGGAAGCGTCTGTAATATGCAAATGTGAGCTCCAACAATGTTGCACAggtagcaaggttataatagtttcggatttttcattagttttagtttagttttaatttcgttgtcaattttttgttttcaaattcagtttgctagttttgattagttttattttttggaaaatgcttagttttagtttagtttttattagttttagttttttgtaatggggtatttgttgggtgccagattcaaagtggtcataatagatgttgcctttatttcctttgtctgatccatctcagccccaataagtttattaagtcataaaaccagatagatgaaatagatttcatatcaaccaaaaaggtttacgtataaaaagagttgacaaagacgaaaactaaggacattttcactatttttagttagttttagttagttttgtaaccacaaaacacagtttcagttagttatcgttaacgaaaatgttttttcaattctagttttcgttatttcgttagttttcgttaactataataaccttgacagGTAGTGGACATGTTTGTTCTGGTTTGATGTCTGACCTGTACTTGGTTCCTCTGTAGAGCTGAAGGAAGGCAGCTATGACACCAGGCAGGTAACACAGCGCTAACATGATGAGAGACACAATGGGAAACACCTGAAAGATGGGGGATAaacacatcctttaaaaaagaacacaacTCTCTCTCAAGAACATCAAAGCAGTGGAGCTCAGATCTTTACCTTGTTGGCCAGGGACACCATGATTCTGTAGGAGATGTCTTTGTTCTGTTCAACGTACGCATAGATGACGTCTCTAATGagtagatagaagaagaagaaggcggtGAGGCCGAGGGCCACGCATAGCGGCAGCCTCCACTCTGGAAACAGCTGCAGGGGGAAGTCCTCCAGCTCCCTGGCTGCAGACAGAGACCCTTTATCCAGGACAGTGAGGCCCAGCTTGGTGGCCATCTCTGCTACCGCCTGCTTTGCTTCTGCACTGTTCCCACACAGGTACACCTGCAGCATGGAGGTGggggttatttttttaaatgggctGCAGTTTAACCATGGATTGTTTTCAAGGATGTGATATTCTCTATTTTCTTCACTTTCaaaaaatactgtgaaataACAAATAGTGAGttagtacagtacaggccaaaagtttgaaccttctcattcaatgtgtttcctttattttcataattttcattgacattgtagattcatcaaaactattaatgaacacatgtggaattatgtacttaacaaaagaGTGTgaattaactgaaaacatgtcttacactgtaaaaaaaaatctgtttaatttacggtaaaataccggcagctgtggttgccagaacatcaccgtaaaaaatacagtgagcgtatgtaaatgtaaatatcagcaaaaactgtaatttatacagaataatcccattacttttaggataattgtttcatcatgatatttctccattaactttacatggaaattttatatttttacagcaaaactgtgtgttttatacagtttatggcggtagaatttaaagttttatactattatttgatttacagtaattaaaagtatctactacggtgatgtacaatgtttaatttcacgacctatttctgatgcaatttgactgtgttttactgcaatttctacaaacattttttacagtgtatattctagtgagcaaagggtggttactttgaggaatctaaaatataagacatgttttcagttatttcacactttttttgtcaagtacataattccatatgtgttcattcatagttctgatgccttcagtgagaatctacaatgtaaatagtcatgaaaataaagaaaaacgcattgaatgagaaggtgtgtgtccaaacttttggcctgtactgtacatctaTCATAACTTTCCAATTTTAGCCCAAGCCCACTGGTTCCACCTGAAGACATGAATCTATAAATATGGTCTCAAATATATACTTTCATGACAAAAAAGTTCAAACATTTCCTCAAAAAAGTTGGGCAATACAGTTTAATGGGTGGCCTTTAAATGTAAATCAGATGCATGAATTAAATTTGCACAATGTACGTTTCACCTAcatcattttcacaataaaagcaggGTCAGATGTGCAAATAATGTGCTGCgaatgaaaatatataaaagccaACTGCAGCCTGACTATAGTAGCGAGGGCGAAATGCCTCACCAAAAGTCTGGGGCTGAAATAAGGAAAGTTTGGATACAGagataacaaaaacatgaaaggagaggaaagacaACGATCAAGCTTCAGGCCAAAAGGTGTGAAGAAGCACCAGGTATGACAGGTGCAGCTGAATGTGGAGAAGGTGAGGAGCTAGGcagagtggaaaaataaaagtttgaaaGTGAAGATATTGCTGTTATATGAAACTAGGTGACCTAAAGCATCAtggtaccaaccatgtcatgTTATCTTGTCGTGAGGGGGCTAAATATTGTTGCAAAATTTTGCTACTGGAAAAGTGACATTGCCTTTTTTCAAAGAagtgtatttaaatgtttctgCATTGTGGGGTCCCTacacagtcttggaattgcagaAATTGGGTGGTGTTGGTTTTATTGTCTGCCTGTCCATAATTCCTAATGACTGGCATGAAAGTAGGCAAATACTTGCGCTGTTTAAATATAGTTTTagcggtaacactttacaataaccatcatttatagatggtaaatagaccatttataaatggtaaacagatagtttattaatgtttaatcatcatttataaaccgtataaaggccatttagaatggtgaatagaaaatgtaataatgttgaactataatttataaatgccaaatagattactttaccataaacaaacataattattagtttattaatagctttacactcgttataacatttttaacaccatattaagtatgtcaatgatttcaaaatgattcttatgcctttaagaaaatgcttgaaaacatttaaagattaaatatgtgtagaattttgtaaatggttaataataattggtttataaaccatctataaacatcacttagatggttattgtaaagtgttaccgttttaGCATGTATGAGTGTGTCTTACTATATCTCTATCTTCAGTTATATAGTCATATAGTATATCAggcataattaaaaaaaaaaaacaagtgcatctTTTCTTCAAAAATGCCtcagaataacaataaaaatagaaatattttccTCATGCTGCATTCCGCTcagcttttgtttttcagatgCTAATAATTACTCCAAGATTATTGTTAGATGACTCACCAGCCCTGTTTAGAATATCTAGCGCATGACTGCGCCGTGTACACCGACAGTGTCTGTCTACAGAATTACCCTTCTTCTGTTGATCTCCACTGCTCTGTTTCAGTTTGAAACTGAGCCCTTTGCAAGTCTATGTACAGACAcatgcatactgtatatatacatacatacatacatacatacatatgccGCTCATTCAATATGTAATCCTATTTCTAGATCTTCACCATGCTGAAGGTTATTACCACACACTCACAGCTCTGTGATAAGACGATTAAGTTGTTTgtaaaggagggaaaaaatgaatcatataaagaaagagagatagagagcgCTTAGAGAAAGAGAGCTAGAGAGAGAACATTCTGACAGGCATATAGTGGAGTCAGTGGGATTGAGCAGTTTTCCCCCAGGTGTGTGTATAAGTGGACCGGGCAGCCAGCCATGTCTCCCTACATTACTGCACCAGTAACAGCAGGGGACGGCCGACAGACTAAATCTCCATCTGAATGTAAATGTGACAGTGGCACAGCCCCGCTGTGGATCTAATCAAATTGCTGGCCGAGGAATAGCACACACTTATAAACATGTTTGTGTGGATATATACAGTACCTACACATGCACTGATAAAGACCTACGTTCAAACACTCCTGTTCTCTCACAGCTACCTGTTTTCAAAGAAAATAGAGCActgcagtgttggtgtgtgtgtgtgtgtgtgtgtgtgtgtgtgtgtgtgtgtgtgtgtatgggggggTTGTTTGTGTTGAAGAGGATTCAAGGCAGATTCAGGTTTGGTCTCCAGAGGTTCCAGCATGTTTGTGTTTCCCTTTGTAGCTGTGAAACGGAAGCTGCAATAAACAGTGGTCTTTCTACTTTGTAACATcattaagtttgtttgtttgtttgtttgtttgtgtgtttatacaAGCTCTGTCCTGGTTTTCTCTCGCATTGTGACGGAATGACAAAAAGATCAATCATCTGCAGCAACACAAATGAAATCAATTTCTTTCCCAAATTTTGCGTGGTGTACGGTGGAGCATTCATCCCCTATTATTAACAAGTCTGAGAGCCACTTATCCCATTGTACTCCAGGAAGTGTTGAAAGCAGTTATTGTTGCCTGGTTTGAAGTCAAACATGTCTCATCATGAAAAGATCAAGTTGGTAATCTCCCCTTCCTGTTACTGCTTTGTCTTTGTATCTTTACTCCAGTCAACCAAAGCCTTCCTTAAGGCCACGAAGCTTCCTGGCTCTGCTTCTCCTTGATCCTACTGACATCTTTTAACAGAATGCTTACCTCCACTCCTCCCTCACCTGTTTTCCTGCTAGGAGTCCATTTTGCAAGGCCCAGGCAGACAGCGTGTTAAGGCCTTTCACCACAGCAGCTCCGGGGACCAGTCTGAGAAACACACAGCGAGGATTTTAGTTTGCTATTGTTTCTATCTACAAATACACAGACAGGAAAGTGAGGGCCTCAAAATGGTGAGAATCAATGTTTCCACTTCAACTCAATAGACACACAGCAGGCTGCCCTGACAAGGGAGCTGCAAcctggcaattttttttttcatttcttttggaTTCAGTCGAGAGTTTTGATGTCTCATGCTCTAAGTGGTTTTTTGGAGCACTTTCCCAAAAAGGCATCGAGCATTTGAAAAACACCTACTGTTGCAAAATGATCGGTGACATTAAACCTCGATTTTTTTTGATGGCAGAAAAGTTCTTTTTGAGATTATGACAAGAATAATACATTacaggtaacactttctatgaagactacatctatagtgcattatgagcgcattcatagtgaattataatgctcattataatcaatcataatgcattatgactgcattcataaacacatataaaggttcatgatgcactatatcaacagttataaatatagcttataatgatcaataataataataataatataataatatctataatgcagtatagctaatcatgatgtttcatgaaacatcatgattagctatactgcattatagatgcgtctatatgaacctcactttacttaaagcatacattgatcatttatttatacttatggcatcctatgagtccttataacaattgattgttgaggtgtgtgtatagaggggtatgagtagttgtaatgtattataagcctcatcagtcagcctgtagtttataaccagtcaagagcactcataagacacttggatttataagtcattataagctatatttataactgttgatatagtgcatcatgaagctttatatgtgtttatgaatgcagtcataatgcattatgattgattataatgagcattataattcactatgaatgcgttcataatgcactatagatgtagtcttcatagaaagtgttaccacatTACATTTCTAAGGACGGGAGAGTTTACACGCAcattatatatctttatattcGCTTTTCTCCCAGGAGTCTATTACCTCTGCAGGTAGGCAGCATTGGCTTCTGGGTACATGTCTTTCTTCAGGTTGTTACTGAGGTCCACCAGCACCTTGTGATCAAGCCATTAGCGAggaggaaacaaaaggaaaaaagagtTCAATCATTTCAATTAAGTCTTATCTTGTCTCATATGTATTCCTATTACAATGAGGGGAGA contains:
- the LOC131976541 gene encoding metalloreductase STEAP4-like isoform X1; amino-acid sequence: MNATVANGVSAMMKPESVSLHPLGAAAGPAPEMLCIFGTGDLGRSLGLRLLQSGYSVVYGSRRPNSCGSLPQGAQVMSHAAAAKSASLIFICVHREHYEFLETLAPHLEGKVLVDLSNNLKKDMYPEANAAYLQRLVPGAAVVKGLNTLSAWALQNGLLAGKQVYLCGNSAEAKQAVAEMATKLGLTVLDKGSLSAARELEDFPLQLFPEWRLPLCVALGLTAFFFFYLLIRDVIYAYVEQNKDISYRIMVSLANKVFPIVSLIMLALCYLPGVIAAFLQLYRGTKYRRFPNWLDRWMLCRKQMGIIALGFAFLHAIHTFMTSTRYAVRHKLITLVVDEMKNNKTTPFYFDNTESWGTDSFYALGILGFFLYVLLGLTSLPSVGGSLSWREFSFIQSKLGHLTLFICTAHGYIYGWNKFLRPSTYKWYTPPGYMLCLIVPSVVLVLKALIILPCVDRTLTRIRQGWERNQPREEVGKATNL